The Prosthecobacter sp. genome window below encodes:
- a CDS encoding cob(I)yrinic acid a,c-diamide adenosyltransferase yields the protein MSIATRKGDQGQTDLLFGCRLAKSHPRVHALGAVDELNAALGPLRIAAARTETKEIVPQVQRWLIGLMGELATPPGAETRYAETHPDRISTPNVLWLDDRVAKLEAGGALKFQGWALPGEAGVMSGAYADLARVACRRAERSVIDLQGTPDGVPNEEIIRFLNRLSDVLWLLARWEEQQTTE from the coding sequence ATGTCCATCGCCACCCGTAAAGGAGACCAAGGCCAGACCGACCTGCTGTTCGGCTGCCGCCTCGCCAAATCCCACCCTCGTGTCCACGCCCTCGGTGCCGTGGATGAATTGAACGCCGCCCTCGGCCCGCTGCGCATCGCCGCCGCACGCACGGAGACGAAGGAAATCGTGCCGCAGGTGCAGCGCTGGCTCATCGGCCTCATGGGCGAGCTCGCCACGCCCCCCGGCGCTGAAACACGTTACGCCGAAACGCATCCTGACCGCATCTCGACCCCAAATGTGCTCTGGCTCGATGACAGGGTGGCCAAGCTCGAAGCCGGCGGGGCGCTCAAGTTCCAAGGCTGGGCCCTGCCCGGCGAAGCCGGCGTCATGAGCGGTGCCTATGCCGACCTCGCCCGCGTCGCCTGCCGCCGTGCGGAGCGCAGCGTCATCGACCTGCAAGGCACCCCTGATGGGGTGCCCAATGAAGAGATCATCCGCTTCCTCAACCGCCTCTCCGATGTGCTGTGGCTCCTCGCACGCTGGGAGGAGCAACAAACAACGGAATGA
- a CDS encoding CmpA/NrtA family ABC transporter substrate-binding protein yields the protein MSKPASSSKASLSGVIQPVRIGFIPLADCAPLLVARERELFRKHGVRVELSCEVGWATIREKLLYGQVDAAHAIAGLALAMRMGLSTPPCRVVAPFVFNLHGNAITLSRDLWNRGVRDAASLKKLIRSTTSRRFTFGVVSRCSSHNFLLRQWLRSGGIDVDSDVRIVVLPPTQVVANLAAGLVDGYCVGEPWNSVAVEKGIGWIAATSEQLAPGHPEKVLLTTENFIEGHREEASAITTALKEACVFCDAKENRAEVAHLLATSGYFNGNEEILKRSLVGPLDLGTEDSADVTNFHIFHRREANEPTSERGRWLLDEFIANKLLLPAQRAEATEALRACWTSDALTFPKASAAAPQTNKRIKHALA from the coding sequence ATGTCAAAGCCAGCTTCCAGTTCCAAAGCCTCTCTCAGCGGGGTCATTCAGCCGGTGCGCATCGGGTTCATCCCGCTTGCGGACTGTGCCCCGCTGCTGGTGGCCAGGGAGCGCGAGCTGTTCCGCAAGCATGGCGTGCGCGTCGAGTTGAGTTGTGAGGTCGGATGGGCCACCATCCGGGAGAAACTGCTCTACGGCCAGGTGGATGCTGCTCATGCCATTGCCGGCCTTGCGCTGGCCATGCGCATGGGGCTGAGCACTCCGCCCTGCCGGGTGGTGGCCCCGTTCGTCTTCAATCTGCATGGCAACGCGATCACACTGAGCCGCGATCTCTGGAACCGTGGTGTGCGTGATGCCGCGAGCCTGAAAAAACTCATCCGCAGCACCACCAGCCGCCGTTTTACCTTCGGCGTCGTTTCGCGCTGCTCATCCCACAATTTCCTGCTGCGCCAGTGGCTGCGCTCCGGCGGCATCGATGTGGACAGTGATGTGCGCATTGTGGTTCTGCCTCCCACACAGGTGGTCGCCAACCTCGCCGCCGGTCTCGTGGATGGCTACTGCGTCGGCGAGCCGTGGAACTCCGTCGCTGTCGAAAAAGGCATCGGCTGGATCGCCGCCACCAGCGAGCAGCTCGCCCCCGGCCATCCCGAGAAAGTATTGCTCACGACCGAGAACTTCATCGAGGGCCACAGGGAAGAAGCCAGCGCCATCACGACGGCGCTCAAAGAAGCCTGTGTGTTTTGCGATGCCAAAGAAAACCGCGCTGAGGTGGCCCACCTACTCGCCACCAGCGGTTACTTCAATGGCAACGAGGAAATCTTGAAACGCTCGCTCGTGGGGCCGCTCGATCTCGGCACGGAGGACTCCGCCGACGTCACCAACTTCCACATCTTCCACCGTCGCGAGGCCAACGAGCCCACCAGCGAGCGTGGACGCTGGCTGCTGGATGAATTCATCGCCAACAAGTTGCTCCTGCCCGCGCAACGAGCCGAGGCCACCGAGGCCCTTCGCGCCTGCTGGACCTCAGACGCCCTCACTTTTCCCAAAGCATCCGCCGCCGCCCCCCAAACCAACAAACGCATCAAACACGCCCTCGCATGA
- a CDS encoding ABC transporter permease subunit, producing the protein MHLIQRFKLDSIFLPLGAILVTCFFWYVIAGKSIVTEKVDDFGDKVKVTKREGLSADLPTPAETWTASKLYITEPFAKRGELDQGILRFTWMSLVLVAQGYAIALIVGTPIGFFLGLSKPFTKAFDPIIQVLRPVSPLAWLPLGMILFSGVKIVNGEGRTTFGASDAAALFTIAICAMWPTVMNTAVGVRAVPVDYLNVAKVLKLSKSKTLWKVLVPATLPYMFTGFRLSLGIAWLVIVAVEMLTGMPGVGGFLWQQYNANSYAHIILCILTIGVIGYVLDRLMSVVESRFKTA; encoded by the coding sequence ATGCACCTGATCCAACGCTTCAAACTCGATTCGATCTTCCTCCCGCTGGGAGCGATCCTGGTCACCTGCTTCTTTTGGTATGTGATCGCCGGGAAATCCATCGTCACTGAGAAAGTCGATGACTTCGGAGACAAGGTCAAAGTCACCAAACGCGAAGGCCTTTCCGCCGACCTGCCCACCCCGGCGGAGACGTGGACGGCGAGCAAGCTCTACATCACGGAGCCCTTCGCGAAGCGTGGAGAGTTGGATCAGGGCATCTTGCGGTTCACATGGATGTCCCTCGTGCTCGTCGCACAGGGATACGCCATCGCCCTCATCGTTGGGACGCCGATTGGCTTCTTCCTCGGCCTCTCGAAGCCATTCACGAAGGCCTTTGACCCGATCATCCAAGTGCTGCGGCCCGTTTCACCGCTCGCATGGCTGCCACTCGGCATGATTCTCTTCAGCGGGGTCAAGATCGTCAATGGTGAGGGTCGCACCACCTTCGGTGCCTCGGATGCCGCCGCGCTCTTCACCATAGCCATCTGTGCCATGTGGCCCACCGTCATGAACACCGCGGTCGGTGTCCGCGCCGTGCCGGTGGACTACCTGAATGTGGCCAAAGTGCTCAAGCTCTCGAAGAGCAAAACGCTCTGGAAGGTGCTCGTGCCCGCCACGCTGCCCTACATGTTCACCGGCTTCCGCCTCAGCCTGGGCATTGCCTGGCTCGTCATTGTGGCGGTGGAAATGCTCACCGGCATGCCCGGCGTGGGAGGCTTCCTCTGGCAGCAATACAACGCCAACAGTTACGCCCACATCATTCTCTGCATCCTCACCATCGGCGTCATCGGCTACGTGCTCGACCGCCTGATGAGTGTCGTCGAATCGCGGTTCAAGACCGCTTAA
- a CDS encoding LysR family transcriptional regulator — translation MDHAIDTRQLRAFVCLARSGSFTQAGRELHLTQSAISHAIKSLETDLSSQLFHRQGKSVHLTHAGRELLPHAETILQSMSHARAVLGTLDQTPRGKLRIGCTTAAAQFILPTVFREFKESFPMYEIKVITGETPDTIERLVKNQVDITVSLRPQEVTKLNCHAIFDDELEFLVSPLHPWAQKAPKIKDAANETFIVASRNSLNFALVQDFFMKQGVRLNSFIELGSSEATKELAKLGIGVAIAARWIARTEIEAGQLIALPLPKAKLKRRWVVSTLKGRPLNLPERTFIGLCEEVGRRMIDVRH, via the coding sequence ATGGACCACGCCATCGACACCCGTCAGCTCCGCGCCTTCGTCTGCCTCGCACGCAGCGGGAGCTTCACGCAGGCAGGACGCGAGCTGCATCTCACGCAGAGCGCCATCAGCCACGCGATCAAGTCGCTTGAAACCGATTTGAGCAGCCAGCTCTTCCACCGTCAGGGCAAGAGCGTGCATCTCACGCATGCCGGACGCGAGCTGCTGCCGCATGCGGAGACGATCCTGCAATCCATGAGCCACGCGCGTGCCGTGCTCGGCACGCTGGATCAAACACCGCGTGGCAAGCTGCGTATCGGCTGCACCACGGCCGCGGCGCAATTCATCCTGCCGACAGTGTTCCGTGAATTCAAAGAGAGCTTCCCTATGTATGAGATCAAGGTCATCACCGGCGAGACGCCGGACACGATCGAGCGCCTGGTGAAAAACCAGGTGGACATCACCGTGAGCTTGAGACCGCAGGAGGTCACGAAACTCAACTGCCACGCGATCTTTGATGACGAGCTGGAGTTTCTTGTCTCGCCGCTGCATCCGTGGGCGCAAAAGGCACCGAAGATCAAAGACGCCGCCAACGAGACCTTCATCGTCGCCAGCCGCAACAGTCTGAACTTTGCCCTGGTGCAGGATTTCTTCATGAAGCAGGGCGTGCGCTTGAATTCATTCATCGAGCTGGGCAGTTCGGAGGCGACGAAGGAACTCGCGAAGCTGGGCATCGGCGTCGCCATCGCCGCGCGCTGGATCGCGCGCACCGAGATCGAGGCCGGACAATTGATAGCTCTGCCATTGCCGAAGGCGAAGCTCAAACGACGCTGGGTGGTCTCCACCCTGAAGGGCCGCCCGCTCAATCTGCCGGAGCGCACATTCATCGGCCTATGCGAGGAAGTGGGACGACGAATGATTGATGTCAGGCATTGA
- a CDS encoding magnesium transporter, with protein MNSSSESLLAAVSKSGAHDAADLLEQASGEDAAKVLQQLNPMVAQQVLEEMEEEPRTVALTFAPMDKAKQWISNRDHPEDSVGWLMEPPVAVFKPGATARDTIEEVRKLAKKAFITYGYVTDDQDRLLGLLVMRDLMLAEPDAKLADVMVQHPFTLDPEMELTDAMKVVVNKHYPVYPVCDKEGVLLGLVRGQTLFEARAIEISAQVGSMVGVKNEERLSTPLLRSLRFRHPWLQINLLTCFVAAAVVGVFQGTLDRLVLLAVFLPVLAGQSGNTGCQALAVALRGMTLGDLKAGDERNLVLKEGLLGLLNGMLVGVSAGLGMYVYARMEGNPSPGVLAVVVWLAMVASCVVSGLSGALIPLTLRKFGADPATASSIFLTTATDVISMGTFLGLATLLVP; from the coding sequence ATGAACTCGTCCTCCGAATCCCTGCTTGCCGCCGTTTCAAAAAGCGGGGCGCACGATGCCGCCGACCTCCTCGAACAAGCCTCGGGAGAGGACGCCGCCAAGGTGCTCCAGCAATTGAACCCCATGGTCGCGCAGCAGGTGCTGGAGGAGATGGAGGAGGAGCCGCGCACCGTGGCGCTCACCTTCGCCCCCATGGACAAGGCGAAGCAGTGGATCAGCAACCGCGATCATCCCGAGGACAGCGTCGGTTGGCTCATGGAACCGCCGGTTGCCGTCTTCAAGCCTGGGGCCACCGCGCGTGACACCATCGAGGAGGTGCGCAAGCTGGCGAAGAAGGCCTTCATCACCTACGGCTACGTCACGGATGATCAGGACCGGCTGCTCGGCCTGCTGGTGATGCGCGACCTCATGCTGGCCGAGCCGGATGCGAAACTGGCGGATGTGATGGTGCAGCATCCCTTCACCCTCGATCCTGAAATGGAGCTCACCGACGCGATGAAGGTGGTGGTGAACAAGCACTACCCGGTCTATCCCGTCTGCGACAAGGAAGGCGTGCTGCTGGGCCTGGTGCGCGGGCAGACTCTGTTTGAAGCGCGTGCCATCGAGATCAGCGCCCAGGTCGGTTCGATGGTCGGGGTGAAAAATGAAGAGCGTCTGTCCACACCGCTGCTGCGCAGCCTGCGCTTCCGTCATCCATGGCTGCAGATCAATCTGCTCACCTGCTTCGTCGCTGCCGCTGTGGTCGGTGTTTTCCAAGGCACGCTCGATCGTCTGGTGCTCCTCGCCGTTTTTTTGCCGGTCCTTGCAGGACAATCCGGCAACACTGGCTGTCAGGCGCTCGCCGTGGCGTTGCGCGGCATGACTCTTGGCGATTTGAAGGCAGGAGATGAGCGCAACCTTGTCCTGAAGGAAGGATTGCTCGGTTTGCTCAACGGCATGCTCGTCGGTGTCTCCGCCGGTCTCGGCATGTATGTGTATGCGCGTATGGAGGGCAATCCCAGCCCTGGTGTGCTCGCCGTTGTCGTGTGGCTGGCGATGGTGGCAAGCTGCGTGGTCAGCGGCCTCAGCGGCGCTTTGATTCCGCTGACGCTGCGCAAGTTCGGCGCTGATCCGGCCACCGCGTCGAGCATCTTCCTCACCACCGCCACGGATGTCATCAGCATGGGCACCTTCCTCGGCCTGGCGACGCTGCTGGTGCCATGA
- a CDS encoding rhomboid family intramembrane serine protease, with translation MALSDRDYMREAPHRPLTRMLRDLTAFQIVLGINIAVFVMQYVFETGVLRHPLHGETIPLGGVSIDELARGHLWTLLTYMFVHGSLGHLLLNMLMLYFAGRGVQQLFGSRHFTLIYLFAGIVGAAAEMAVNGYVRGDTITPLVGASASVFGLLMALAVVMPEEEITAFIYFIIPVRMRLWTLAKALFLIQLAFGLAGVLFSFLPEGLQIAYFAHLGGAALGWFYARSLGYGGRPMTYASQWQPPQSQRMRKPQMARTRVRPLLDLENEPTSPPPVRPANPVESLIEEEVNPILDKIGLHGIGSLTDDERRTLERASRELDRHRQKTGG, from the coding sequence ATGGCCCTGTCTGACCGCGATTACATGCGCGAAGCCCCGCACCGTCCGCTCACGCGGATGCTGCGGGATCTCACGGCATTTCAGATCGTCCTGGGGATCAACATCGCGGTGTTCGTCATGCAGTATGTGTTTGAAACCGGCGTCCTCAGGCACCCCCTGCATGGAGAAACGATTCCATTGGGAGGAGTGAGCATCGATGAACTGGCCCGAGGGCACCTCTGGACGCTTCTCACGTACATGTTCGTGCATGGCAGCCTGGGACACCTGCTGTTGAACATGCTCATGCTCTATTTTGCGGGTCGCGGCGTGCAGCAGCTCTTCGGCAGCCGCCATTTCACGCTGATCTACCTGTTCGCCGGCATCGTCGGCGCGGCGGCGGAGATGGCGGTGAACGGCTATGTGCGTGGCGACACGATCACGCCGCTCGTCGGCGCCTCGGCCTCGGTCTTCGGGCTGCTGATGGCGCTGGCGGTGGTGATGCCGGAAGAGGAGATCACCGCCTTCATCTACTTCATCATTCCCGTGCGCATGCGGCTGTGGACGCTGGCCAAGGCGCTGTTCCTCATTCAGCTCGCCTTCGGTCTGGCGGGGGTGCTGTTCAGCTTCCTGCCGGAGGGCTTGCAGATCGCCTACTTCGCGCATCTCGGCGGTGCCGCGCTGGGCTGGTTCTACGCGCGCAGCCTAGGCTACGGCGGCAGACCCATGACCTACGCCAGCCAGTGGCAGCCCCCGCAGTCCCAGCGCATGCGCAAGCCGCAGATGGCACGCACACGCGTGCGGCCGCTGCTCGATCTGGAAAATGAACCCACGTCCCCGCCTCCCGTCCGTCCTGCCAATCCCGTGGAATCCCTGATCGAAGAAGAGGTGAACCCGATCCTCGACAAGATCGGCCTGCACGGCATCGGCAGCCTCACCGACGACGAGCGCCGCACCCTCGAACGCGCCAGCCGCGAGCTGGACCGCCACCGGCAGAAGACAGGCGGTTGA
- a CDS encoding ABC transporter ATP-binding protein, which yields MPLIEIKGASKGFGLPGNRSEVLKNINLSLTEGEFVVIVGYSGSGKSTLINLISGLVKPDTGEALIEGKKITEPGPDRGLVFQNYSLLPWLTVEENIALAVDEVFRDWTKEQRKEHVQKYIDMVKLTAAAHKLPKELSGGMRQRVSLARTLAMTPKVLLLDEPLSALDALTRATLQDEISDIWRENLTTVLWITNDPDEALLLADRVIPLLPTSPATLGEPIVVDLERPRDRKTLNHDPKFKKLRTQLITTLLDAKGRTKSKTSVKLTMPDILPEDLTYVNSLQFLNRSGPKRRSDNKREEVEVAA from the coding sequence ATGCCGCTTATCGAAATCAAAGGAGCCTCCAAAGGATTTGGACTGCCGGGCAATCGTTCCGAGGTGCTCAAAAACATCAATCTCAGCCTGACTGAAGGCGAGTTCGTCGTCATCGTCGGTTATTCTGGCTCCGGGAAGTCCACGTTGATCAACCTGATCTCCGGCTTGGTCAAGCCTGACACTGGCGAAGCTCTCATCGAAGGCAAAAAGATCACTGAACCCGGTCCAGATCGCGGTTTGGTCTTCCAAAACTACTCGTTGCTGCCCTGGCTCACGGTGGAGGAAAACATTGCGCTAGCCGTCGATGAAGTCTTCAGAGACTGGACCAAGGAGCAGCGCAAAGAGCATGTACAAAAGTACATCGACATGGTCAAGCTCACTGCGGCGGCGCACAAACTGCCGAAAGAACTCTCGGGCGGCATGCGGCAGCGCGTTTCCTTGGCCCGAACTCTGGCCATGACACCGAAGGTGCTGCTGCTCGATGAGCCTCTGAGCGCGCTCGACGCCCTCACCCGCGCCACTTTGCAGGACGAGATCAGTGACATCTGGCGTGAAAATCTCACCACCGTGCTGTGGATCACGAATGATCCTGATGAGGCGCTGTTGCTCGCGGATCGTGTCATTCCGCTGCTGCCCACATCTCCGGCCACGCTCGGTGAACCCATTGTGGTGGATCTGGAGCGGCCACGCGACCGCAAGACTCTCAATCACGACCCCAAGTTCAAGAAACTTCGAACTCAACTCATCACCACGCTGCTGGACGCCAAAGGTCGCACGAAGTCGAAGACCAGCGTGAAGCTCACCATGCCCGACATCCTGCCCGAAGACCTTACTTACGTGAACTCGCTGCAGTTCCTCAATCGCAGCGGACCGAAACGCCGTTCTGACAACAAGCGCGAAGAAGTGGAGGTGGCCGCATGA
- a CDS encoding CmpA/NrtA family ABC transporter substrate-binding protein: MNPTTPITRRSILRTAGLGALFSGLPQGWIGSAYADDSPEMPDIKLGMIALTDCSSIVVAHEKGHFKKFGINSTVSKGASWAAIRDSLTNGDIQATHMLLGMPIASTMGLGGAPKKPMIAPFILNRNGQAITLANSLKGKVAADPKALKPLVDAAKASGNPMTFAMTFPPGTHAMWMRYYLAAGGINPGDAAGAGADVSLITVPPPQMVANMKVGKMDGFCVGEPWNAKTIAEDIGFTSIATQGIWKDHPEKVCAFTEEFAAKNPKTVKAVMKALHEASVWLDKMENREEQANIVSAATYINCPPETILGRLMGKYDMGDGRKIKDPDYMIFSDRNCNYPQAKYAKWWLTQLRRWGFTEGAPDYEGVAKQVMRADLYEEAMKEIGYAHGGVDEKPETLFDGVTFDPKADLEAYAASFAVKTLKA, translated from the coding sequence ATGAACCCCACAACTCCAATCACCCGTCGTTCCATCCTCCGCACCGCCGGTCTCGGTGCTCTCTTCTCCGGCCTGCCGCAAGGCTGGATCGGCTCCGCCTACGCTGACGACTCCCCCGAAATGCCCGACATCAAACTCGGCATGATCGCCCTCACTGACTGCTCCAGCATCGTCGTCGCCCACGAAAAAGGTCACTTCAAAAAGTTTGGCATCAACTCCACCGTCAGCAAAGGCGCGAGCTGGGCCGCGATTCGCGATTCTCTCACCAACGGTGACATCCAGGCCACGCACATGCTCCTCGGCATGCCGATTGCCAGCACCATGGGCCTCGGTGGTGCGCCGAAGAAACCGATGATCGCCCCCTTCATCCTGAACCGCAACGGCCAGGCCATCACGCTCGCCAATTCGCTCAAAGGCAAGGTCGCAGCGGACCCTAAAGCGCTGAAACCCCTCGTTGATGCTGCCAAGGCCAGCGGCAATCCGATGACCTTCGCGATGACTTTCCCGCCGGGAACGCATGCCATGTGGATGCGCTATTACCTCGCCGCAGGTGGCATCAATCCAGGCGATGCCGCAGGTGCGGGCGCTGACGTTTCCCTTATCACCGTGCCACCTCCCCAGATGGTCGCAAACATGAAGGTCGGCAAGATGGACGGCTTCTGCGTCGGTGAGCCTTGGAACGCCAAGACCATTGCCGAAGACATCGGCTTCACTTCCATCGCCACACAAGGCATCTGGAAGGATCACCCGGAAAAAGTCTGTGCCTTCACGGAGGAATTCGCCGCCAAAAATCCCAAGACCGTCAAAGCCGTGATGAAAGCGCTGCACGAAGCCAGCGTGTGGCTCGACAAGATGGAGAATCGCGAGGAGCAGGCAAACATCGTCAGCGCCGCGACCTACATCAACTGCCCGCCGGAAACGATCCTCGGTCGTCTCATGGGCAAGTATGACATGGGTGATGGCCGCAAGATCAAAGACCCCGATTACATGATCTTCAGTGACCGCAACTGCAACTACCCGCAGGCCAAGTATGCCAAGTGGTGGCTCACGCAGCTCCGCCGCTGGGGCTTCACGGAAGGCGCTCCTGATTATGAGGGCGTGGCCAAACAGGTCATGCGCGCCGATCTCTACGAAGAAGCCATGAAGGAAATCGGCTACGCCCACGGCGGTGTCGATGAGAAACCGGAGACTCTCTTCGACGGCGTCACCTTTGATCCGAAGGCCGATCTCGAAGCCTATGCCGCGTCCTTCGCGGTCAAGACGCTCAAGGCTTAA
- a CDS encoding ABC transporter ATP-binding protein — MSAHLPMLELDRLWKTYATPKGPATIVKNFNLKLKEGEFTTLIGHSGCGKSTVLMMVAGLSDLSQGNMILGGREATGPGPDRGIVFQSPCLLPWMTAFENVMLGVNQVYFTASKAERRQMAEYYLTIVGLGEAMHKYPGELSQGMRQRVGIARAFVLQPKMLLLDEPFGMLDSLTRYELQEVLLELWRRNRITTLMVTHDVDEAIFLSDRVVMMTDGPEAEVGDILQIPFERPRNRKQIMEDPRYYELREHLITFLNDRSHIRPSREPQFKPSPDMAAEMAAHPFPLPAAAA, encoded by the coding sequence ATGAGTGCGCATCTCCCCATGCTCGAACTGGACCGTCTGTGGAAGACGTATGCCACACCGAAAGGTCCGGCGACGATCGTCAAAAACTTCAACCTCAAGCTCAAGGAGGGCGAGTTCACCACGCTCATCGGTCACAGCGGCTGCGGCAAGAGCACTGTGCTCATGATGGTCGCCGGCCTCAGTGATCTGAGCCAAGGCAACATGATCCTCGGCGGCCGTGAGGCCACCGGCCCCGGACCCGACCGTGGCATCGTGTTTCAATCCCCATGCCTCCTGCCGTGGATGACCGCGTTTGAAAACGTCATGCTAGGCGTAAACCAGGTCTATTTCACCGCCAGCAAGGCCGAGCGCCGCCAGATGGCCGAGTATTATCTCACCATCGTCGGCCTAGGCGAGGCGATGCACAAATACCCCGGCGAACTCTCGCAGGGCATGCGCCAGCGTGTCGGCATCGCCCGCGCCTTCGTGCTCCAGCCGAAAATGCTGCTGCTCGACGAGCCCTTTGGCATGCTGGACTCGCTCACACGTTATGAATTACAGGAGGTCCTGCTCGAACTCTGGCGTCGTAACCGCATCACCACGCTCATGGTCACGCATGACGTCGATGAGGCCATCTTCCTCTCCGACCGCGTGGTGATGATGACCGACGGCCCCGAGGCCGAGGTGGGCGACATCTTGCAGATCCCTTTCGAGCGTCCGCGCAACCGCAAGCAGATCATGGAAGACCCGCGCTACTACGAGCTGCGCGAGCATCTCATCACCTTTCTCAACGACCGCTCGCACATCCGTCCGAGCCGTGAGCCGCAATTCAAGCCTTCGCCGGACATGGCGGCCGAAATGGCCGCTCATCCCTTTCCCCTCCCTGCAGCCGCCGCATAG
- a CDS encoding choice-of-anchor R domain-containing protein, with protein MKTSPLNATLRVPCTLNPTPNAFWAGLLLLLTSWCVVVPASHAALTVTNLYNTHAVPGYEMVDDIGGIGHDLANSFTTGGSSVLLNSVSVEFAGGFVGIGSAFTAYLYNDATGMPGASLVTFTGNSDPHSGGTFAYTPSAPTTLLPSTTYWLVFNAQAGAPDEQYPIYTTADVSQTGDPGWSIGDSFVYRDVISGTPGSWIGQNVLAPPNALQFELDTTAVPEPSRTLLFGSGLASLLFVRRRRSFPATRL; from the coding sequence GTGAAAACATCTCCTCTGAACGCCACCCTGCGGGTGCCCTGCACCCTCAATCCAACCCCCAACGCCTTCTGGGCGGGTCTGCTCCTTCTGCTGACCTCCTGGTGCGTCGTTGTTCCGGCCTCACACGCCGCCCTGACCGTGACCAATCTGTATAACACCCATGCCGTACCCGGTTATGAGATGGTGGACGACATCGGCGGCATCGGCCACGATCTGGCCAATTCTTTCACCACGGGAGGGTCGAGCGTGCTGCTCAACAGCGTCAGTGTGGAGTTTGCCGGCGGTTTTGTCGGTATTGGCAGCGCCTTCACGGCCTATCTTTATAATGATGCGACGGGCATGCCCGGCGCTTCGCTGGTGACTTTCACCGGGAACAGCGATCCCCATAGCGGCGGCACCTTCGCCTACACCCCGTCGGCACCGACCACCTTGCTGCCCAGCACCACGTACTGGCTGGTGTTTAACGCCCAGGCCGGAGCGCCCGATGAGCAGTATCCCATCTACACCACGGCCGATGTAAGCCAGACCGGCGACCCTGGCTGGAGCATCGGTGACAGCTTTGTCTATCGGGATGTGATCAGTGGCACTCCAGGTTCTTGGATTGGCCAAAATGTCCTGGCCCCGCCGAATGCTTTGCAGTTTGAACTGGACACCACCGCTGTGCCCGAACCGTCCCGCACGCTGCTGTTTGGAAGCGGTCTGGCTTCGCTGCTCTTCGTGAGACGCCGCCGCAGCTTCCCCGCCACGCGTCTTTGA